One region of Acropora muricata isolate sample 2 chromosome 13, ASM3666990v1, whole genome shotgun sequence genomic DNA includes:
- the LOC136895884 gene encoding uncharacterized protein, translating into MCKQNFQWQLSRPDLFKWMGRCVFIMVMLCQILLLNQYLVIYENNASFQAFTIAYIPAILLWAKGQMNDRQREVASGVWFLYTLPLCIHCGWILGTLMKKIDDKSPELDHGFVKYPLSATALVYLLLNAEDYEPRLYVKLDWGIIADILDIVNLLDAIVDPRKNAALPGEIHYCICAFTIMSIVILTFNFAIPVREALMKTDNRTPMQEKIFIIFILVQAMIINFPFLIIRLFLHYKFRSGASVFAFKNLLVIATNFTKVIRYVFCEEEEKPVTSGGHTESNTEDCPSVVQSNHESSRMGDDTSSVASSTRRTNAREEMRRSRLLNLQEEEEDEEGAEEIVVLN; encoded by the coding sequence ATGTGTAAACAGAACTTTCAATGGCAGCTCAGCCGCCCTGATCTCTTCAAGTGGATGGGTCGATGCGTATTCATAATGGTTATGCTCTGCCAGATACTTCTTTTAAACCAATATCTCGTTATTTACGAGAACAACGCCTCTTTTCAAGCATTCACTATCGCCTACATACCAGCAATATTGCTTTGGGCGAAAGGACAGATGAATGATCGACAACGCGAAGTGGCATCTGGTGTGTGGTTTTTGTACACCTTACCTCTGTGCATTCACTGCGGCTGGATTCTCGGTACACTGATGAAGAAGATTGACGATAAATCGCCTGAACTCGACCACGGCTTCGTAAAATATCCGTTATCGGCAACAGCTCTGGTCTATCTACTCCTCAACGCGGAAGATTATGAGCCTCGGTTATACGTGAAATTAGACTGGGGAATTATTGCTGATATCTTAGACATTGTTAACCTTTTGGACGCGATTGTAGACCCTCGAAAAAATGCAGCTTTACCTGGTGAGATACATTACTGTATCTGCGCTTTTACCATTATGAGCATAGTTATATTGACTTTCAACTTTGCCATACCTGTGCGAGAGGCACTGATGAAAACAGATAACAGAACCCCGATGCAAGAGAAAATCTTTATTATCTTCATACTTGTGCAGGCGATGATTATTAATTTCCCTTTTCTGATAATTCGCCTTTTTCTTCACTATAAATTTCGATCTGGGGCTTCAGTGTTTGCCTTTAAAAACTTGCTTGTCATAGCAACGAACTTCACTAAGGTCATTCGCTATGTTTTCTGTGAAGAGGAGGAAAAGCCGGTCACCTCTGGTGGTCATACTGAGTCGAACACCGAAGATTGCCCGAGTGTAGTACAGTCAAATCACGAGTCGAGCCGAATGGGAGACGATACGTCAAGTGTCGCTTCTTCGACAAGGAGAACCAACGCGAGGGAAGAAATGAGGAGATCGAGGCTGTTAAATTtacaagaggaagaagaagatgaagagggTGCCGAGGAAATAGTTGTCTTGAATTAA
- the LOC136894935 gene encoding von Willebrand factor A domain-containing protein 7-like isoform X2, translated as MFARQSLGDGLYSAIQLDKKKNGKKRSIKISSFAVKNFMDSIKKDLGGDSFKTFLGVKGKITLIFVIDNTGSMAGEIAAAKAIAKSIVNQPRKEAVNYILSPFNDPTTGPVTVETSGTKFLQDIENLYASGGGDCPELTFTGILEAMKAEPEPGSPMYVFTDATAKDATEDNITEATVYAKFERIPINFFTTGLCGRSTYKPFEDLARKTCGYMFKLPSSRDLSKLSAITSVTLQGATCQAKGGNSNAIGKKKRSTTRYTYRISVDDSTDEIFITVKRQGRSQGVTLKDPRDTTVTSGVTEFDTDVIYKISKPQPGTWKLTVSGNGKHSYQVKGVSNSNLDFEYFFVIIPAQKRNMPIPITDPLLGEKAHVILTVAGNEKINRSALTLELLSEDGKPLGSAIVSPGRTSGAHFTASFNPPSVPFTLKLKGITKKGYKFERLSHNVVQPSLFIIRVLYVNNEYTIPAGGRTFVMFRVHNNGPNDIFDIRVNDRLNYFQYLRRSTVSVLKKRRGFFSFIMKAPASAPRGKGDEVVVSATSRTSKKTVSQVVRLMVV; from the exons ATGTTTGCTCGTCAGTCTCTCGGGGATGGATTATATTCTGCAATCCaactggacaaaaaaaaaaacggaaagaaGCGATCTATCAAAATCTCTAGTTTTGCAGTCAAGAATTTTATGGATTCTATAAAGAAAGATCTCGGTGGTGATTCTTTTAAAACCTTTCTGGGTGTAAAGGGAAAGATTACTTTGATTTTTGTCATTGATAACACTGGCAGCATGGCGGGCGAGATCGCAGCAGCTAAGGCCATCGCTAAATCGATTGTCAATCAACCCCGAAAGGAAGCTGTTAACTACATTTTGTCGCCATTTAATGACCCTA CAACCGGACCAGTGACGGTGGAAACGAGCGGTACAAAGTTTCTGCAAGATATTGAGAATCTCTATGCTTCTGGGGGTGGGGACTGCCCAGAGCTCACGTTTACCGGGATCCTTGAAGCTATGAAGGCTGAGCCAGAACCTGGTTCACCCATGTATGTTTTCACCGATGCGACTGCTAAGGACGCCACAGAAGACAACATAACGGAGGCCACTGTATATGCCAAATTTGAGCGCATCCCTATAAACTTCTTTACAACTGGTCTCTGTGGAAGATCGACCTATAAGCCATTTGAAGACCTCGCCAGGAAAACGTGCGGCTACATGTTTAAACTCCCCTCATCAAGGGACCTGAGTAAGCTGTCTGCGATTACTTCCGTTACCCTTCAAGGTGCGACTTGCCAAGCCAAGGGAGGAAATAGCAATGCAATTGGCAAAAAGAAGCGAAGCACCACAAGATACACTTACAGAATCTCTGTTGATGACTCTACAGACGAGATTTTCATCACAGTGAAGCGACAAGGACGAAGTCAAGGAGTCACTCTCAAGGATCCACGAGACACTACTGTTACATCAGGTGTCACCGAGTTCGACACAGACGTAATTTACAAAATCAGCAAACCACAGCCAGGAACCTGGAAGTTGACTGTGTCTGGGAATGGTAAACATTCCTACCAAGTAAAAGGCGTCAGCAACTCAAACTTGGACTTTGAGTATTTCTTCGTTATTATTCCAGCGCAAAAAAGAAACATGCCGATACCAATAACAGATCCATTATTGG GAGAAAAGGCTCACGTCATTTTAACTGTTGCTGGAAACGAAAAGATCAATAGAAGCGCGCTCACGCTTGAATTATTAAGCGAGGACGGAAAACCCCTGGGGTCGGCGATCGTGTCTCCCGGTAGAACAAGCGGGGCACATTTTACCGCTTCCTTCAATCCTCCTTCCGTTCCATTTACACTGAAACTGAAAGGCATAACTAAGAAAGGGTATAAGTTCGAACGTCTTTCACATAATGTGGTACAGCCCAGTCTCTTTATAATCAGAGTCCTGTACGTCAATAACGAGTATACGATCCCCGCTGGTGGACGAACCTTCGTCATGTTCAGGGTTCACAACAATGGGCCGAACGACATCTTTGACATCAGAGTAAATGATCGTTTGAATTATTTCCAATACCTTCGTCGCTCCACAGTGTCTGTCTTGAAAAAGAGACGTGGTTTCTTCTCCTTCATTATGAAAGCACCCGCCTCAGCTCCTCGTGGCAAAGGAGACGAGGTTGTGGTGAGCGCTACAAGCCGCACGTCGAAGAAGACTGTAAGTCAAGTTGTAAGGCTCATGGTGGTCTGA
- the LOC136894935 gene encoding hemicentin-1-like isoform X1: MLRETAHSYFNAKAILCLAFFASATDLVWGQTLSSSLSILDETRKTLIGFWSSSAANTTGSPPHAPSNKFYEALYQIERATYAAQAAGTLYTQSSKRLAKIEKNIKLASKQGNQMFARQSLGDGLYSAIQLDKKKNGKKRSIKISSFAVKNFMDSIKKDLGGDSFKTFLGVKGKITLIFVIDNTGSMAGEIAAAKAIAKSIVNQPRKEAVNYILSPFNDPTTGPVTVETSGTKFLQDIENLYASGGGDCPELTFTGILEAMKAEPEPGSPMYVFTDATAKDATEDNITEATVYAKFERIPINFFTTGLCGRSTYKPFEDLARKTCGYMFKLPSSRDLSKLSAITSVTLQGATCQAKGGNSNAIGKKKRSTTRYTYRISVDDSTDEIFITVKRQGRSQGVTLKDPRDTTVTSGVTEFDTDVIYKISKPQPGTWKLTVSGNGKHSYQVKGVSNSNLDFEYFFVIIPAQKRNMPIPITDPLLGEKAHVILTVAGNEKINRSALTLELLSEDGKPLGSAIVSPGRTSGAHFTASFNPPSVPFTLKLKGITKKGYKFERLSHNVVQPSLFIIRVLYVNNEYTIPAGGRTFVMFRVHNNGPNDIFDIRVNDRLNYFQYLRRSTVSVLKKRRGFFSFIMKAPASAPRGKGDEVVVSATSRTSKKTVSQVVRLMVV, translated from the exons ATGTTGAGAGAAACTGCCCACTCTTACTTCAACGCGAAGGCAATTCTTTGCCTGGCGTTTTTCGCATCCGCAACCGACCTTGTTTGGGGCCAAACTCTGTCTTCATCTCTTTCCATTCTCGATGAAACGAGGAAGACTTTGATAGGCTTTTGGTCTTCATCTGCAGCGAATACAACAG GGTCACCTCCACATGCACCTTCCAACAAGTTCTACGAAGCCCTTTATCAAATTGAGAGAGCAACGTATGCAGCTCAAGCCGCCGGGACGCTATACACCCAGAGTAGCAAGCGCTTGgcaaagatagaaaaaaacataaaattagCGTCTAAGCAAGGCAACCAAATGTTTGCTCGTCAGTCTCTCGGGGATGGATTATATTCTGCAATCCaactggacaaaaaaaaaaacggaaagaaGCGATCTATCAAAATCTCTAGTTTTGCAGTCAAGAATTTTATGGATTCTATAAAGAAAGATCTCGGTGGTGATTCTTTTAAAACCTTTCTGGGTGTAAAGGGAAAGATTACTTTGATTTTTGTCATTGATAACACTGGCAGCATGGCGGGCGAGATCGCAGCAGCTAAGGCCATCGCTAAATCGATTGTCAATCAACCCCGAAAGGAAGCTGTTAACTACATTTTGTCGCCATTTAATGACCCTA CAACCGGACCAGTGACGGTGGAAACGAGCGGTACAAAGTTTCTGCAAGATATTGAGAATCTCTATGCTTCTGGGGGTGGGGACTGCCCAGAGCTCACGTTTACCGGGATCCTTGAAGCTATGAAGGCTGAGCCAGAACCTGGTTCACCCATGTATGTTTTCACCGATGCGACTGCTAAGGACGCCACAGAAGACAACATAACGGAGGCCACTGTATATGCCAAATTTGAGCGCATCCCTATAAACTTCTTTACAACTGGTCTCTGTGGAAGATCGACCTATAAGCCATTTGAAGACCTCGCCAGGAAAACGTGCGGCTACATGTTTAAACTCCCCTCATCAAGGGACCTGAGTAAGCTGTCTGCGATTACTTCCGTTACCCTTCAAGGTGCGACTTGCCAAGCCAAGGGAGGAAATAGCAATGCAATTGGCAAAAAGAAGCGAAGCACCACAAGATACACTTACAGAATCTCTGTTGATGACTCTACAGACGAGATTTTCATCACAGTGAAGCGACAAGGACGAAGTCAAGGAGTCACTCTCAAGGATCCACGAGACACTACTGTTACATCAGGTGTCACCGAGTTCGACACAGACGTAATTTACAAAATCAGCAAACCACAGCCAGGAACCTGGAAGTTGACTGTGTCTGGGAATGGTAAACATTCCTACCAAGTAAAAGGCGTCAGCAACTCAAACTTGGACTTTGAGTATTTCTTCGTTATTATTCCAGCGCAAAAAAGAAACATGCCGATACCAATAACAGATCCATTATTGG GAGAAAAGGCTCACGTCATTTTAACTGTTGCTGGAAACGAAAAGATCAATAGAAGCGCGCTCACGCTTGAATTATTAAGCGAGGACGGAAAACCCCTGGGGTCGGCGATCGTGTCTCCCGGTAGAACAAGCGGGGCACATTTTACCGCTTCCTTCAATCCTCCTTCCGTTCCATTTACACTGAAACTGAAAGGCATAACTAAGAAAGGGTATAAGTTCGAACGTCTTTCACATAATGTGGTACAGCCCAGTCTCTTTATAATCAGAGTCCTGTACGTCAATAACGAGTATACGATCCCCGCTGGTGGACGAACCTTCGTCATGTTCAGGGTTCACAACAATGGGCCGAACGACATCTTTGACATCAGAGTAAATGATCGTTTGAATTATTTCCAATACCTTCGTCGCTCCACAGTGTCTGTCTTGAAAAAGAGACGTGGTTTCTTCTCCTTCATTATGAAAGCACCCGCCTCAGCTCCTCGTGGCAAAGGAGACGAGGTTGTGGTGAGCGCTACAAGCCGCACGTCGAAGAAGACTGTAAGTCAAGTTGTAAGGCTCATGGTGGTCTGA